One window from the genome of Deinococcus reticulitermitis encodes:
- a CDS encoding alpha/beta fold hydrolase, with protein sequence MDQHTEAGSAEAGPAQAHFVLRREAVIGGVTVPVELGAHSWGRLSPARDNAVLVCHYYTGTMRAAGAGPDGTPGWWDALIGPGRAIDTERYFVVCMNTLSNVQVRDPDVISTGPDSRHPDGEPWGERFPKWDFGDLHALQVELMHELGLARWHAVVGPSLGGIQALHWAARTPELAPRVGAIVTSPAAGPVLRDAFYPLLRGAAASGGLEEALRLISLLGFGGDGLELTFREADFSEYLRGRMAACSLPHLLDIGRAVLTHDLAAVAPQGELFRRWRESGLQLLTVNATVDQFFPVAEMRAFARDSQAAGVQHTHLEFGSPLGHLGCLQAAPELCAGLRELLAAPDARPLPPELAYLPAPESA encoded by the coding sequence ATGGACCAACACACAGAGGCGGGGTCGGCAGAGGCGGGGCCGGCGCAGGCGCACTTCGTTCTGCGGCGCGAGGCGGTGATCGGCGGCGTCACTGTTCCGGTGGAACTCGGCGCGCACAGCTGGGGAAGGCTGAGTCCGGCGCGCGACAACGCCGTTCTCGTGTGCCACTACTACACCGGCACCATGCGCGCGGCGGGTGCCGGCCCGGACGGCACCCCCGGCTGGTGGGACGCTTTGATCGGGCCGGGGCGGGCCATCGACACGGAGCGCTATTTCGTCGTGTGCATGAATACGCTCTCCAACGTGCAGGTGCGCGACCCGGACGTGATCAGCACCGGCCCCGACAGCCGGCACCCCGACGGTGAGCCCTGGGGCGAGCGGTTCCCGAAGTGGGATTTCGGCGACCTGCATGCGCTGCAAGTCGAGCTGATGCACGAACTCGGCCTCGCGCGCTGGCACGCGGTGGTCGGCCCGAGCCTGGGCGGTATCCAGGCGCTGCACTGGGCGGCGCGCACCCCGGAGCTCGCGCCGCGCGTGGGGGCCATCGTGACGAGCCCGGCGGCAGGGCCGGTGCTGCGGGACGCCTTTTATCCCCTGCTGCGGGGCGCGGCGGCCTCGGGGGGACTGGAAGAGGCGCTGCGGCTGATCTCGCTGCTGGGCTTCGGCGGCGACGGCCTGGAACTCACCTTCCGGGAGGCGGATTTTTCCGAGTACCTGCGCGGGCGGATGGCGGCGTGCAGCCTGCCGCACCTGCTCGATATCGGGCGCGCGGTGCTGACGCACGACCTCGCGGCGGTGGCGCCGCAGGGTGAGCTTTTCCGGCGCTGGCGCGAGAGCGGTTTGCAGCTCCTGACGGTCAACGCGACGGTGGACCAGTTTTTCCCGGTGGCCGAGATGCGCGCCTTCGCCCGGGACTCGCAGGCGGCGGGCGTGCAGCACACCCACCTGGAGTTTGGTTCGCCGCTCGGGCACCTCGGCTGCCTGCAGGCGGCGCCGGAGCTATGCGCGGGGCTGCGTGAATTGCTCGCGGCGCCGGACGCGCGGCCCCTACCGCCGGAACTGGCTTATCTCCCCGCCCCGGAAAGCGCCTGA
- a CDS encoding PhoX family protein: MSRRWVNVELGLALGGLGLMISGCSVLGQGQRSNAVKAIKSVEFTATPRPKTDEEYLSTYSKSAVRVTYRDGTAAEYPLSYDVLFKNTDLTTEVGGKKYAAGQLFDAAMKPIMDPNGDPVIAETADANSLLSLGGQPYLVNHWEYDWLLANGQEAYKVENWYSRMPMTMNVSRLAQAPNGQLSLRGQTSVDFSPVGGGWIFCAGGPTPWNTHLGGEEDYDLYYVPGEKAHTTTQAGLKAMNEVYFRGSKAANPYDYGYPVEVIVKPGGGHEVVKHYEMGRGTWELARFAADGRTAVYGDDGAYSGLFMFVGDEKNNPRAGGTLYAAKWQQVSDQAGGAANISWIRLGHGTHAEIQALKDKGLTIGDLFETSLEAKEGFKPTRAGSAQTIWLRLKPGMEQAAAFFETRRYAAYLGATTEFTKGEGVAFSDRDKKMYYAMSRIETSMKAEEGAPADDVRLPENKAGATYTFELSGGQKDAAGQAINSEYVATRTYVEPGLLGRPIKADADGNTSDPDSVANTDNLHFSEAMHTLFIGEDSGMHVNNFVWAYNVSTKKLTRLLSVAAGAEATGLQVVDNLNGHAYVMSNNQHQGDWISTQNKDLTARLEAKAKALWGVNKYGTLNYRLSNSVGYLGGLPGVE; the protein is encoded by the coding sequence ATGTCGAGACGATGGGTGAACGTGGAGCTGGGCCTGGCGCTGGGGGGGCTCGGCCTGATGATCAGCGGCTGCTCTGTGCTGGGCCAGGGACAGCGTTCCAACGCGGTCAAGGCGATCAAAAGCGTGGAATTTACCGCCACGCCGCGCCCCAAGACCGACGAGGAGTACCTGAGCACCTACAGCAAGTCGGCCGTGCGCGTGACCTACCGTGACGGCACGGCGGCGGAATACCCGCTCAGCTACGACGTGCTCTTCAAGAACACCGATCTCACCACCGAGGTCGGGGGTAAGAAGTACGCGGCGGGACAGCTGTTCGACGCGGCCATGAAGCCGATCATGGACCCGAACGGTGACCCCGTGATTGCCGAAACTGCCGATGCCAACAGCCTATTGAGCCTCGGCGGGCAGCCGTACCTCGTCAACCACTGGGAGTACGACTGGCTGCTCGCCAACGGCCAGGAGGCCTACAAGGTCGAGAACTGGTACAGCCGCATGCCGATGACCATGAACGTCAGCCGGCTCGCCCAGGCGCCGAACGGCCAGCTGAGCCTGAGGGGTCAGACGAGCGTGGACTTCAGCCCGGTCGGTGGCGGCTGGATCTTCTGCGCGGGCGGCCCGACACCCTGGAACACCCACCTGGGCGGTGAGGAGGACTACGACCTCTACTACGTGCCGGGTGAGAAGGCGCACACGACCACCCAGGCCGGCCTCAAGGCCATGAACGAGGTCTATTTCCGGGGCAGCAAGGCCGCCAACCCCTACGACTACGGCTATCCGGTGGAGGTGATCGTCAAACCCGGCGGCGGTCACGAGGTCGTCAAGCACTACGAGATGGGACGCGGCACCTGGGAACTCGCGCGCTTCGCCGCCGACGGGCGCACGGCGGTCTACGGCGACGACGGCGCCTACTCGGGCCTCTTCATGTTCGTCGGCGACGAAAAGAACAACCCGCGTGCCGGCGGCACCCTCTACGCCGCCAAGTGGCAGCAGGTCAGCGACCAGGCGGGCGGCGCCGCCAACATCTCGTGGATTCGCCTGGGCCACGGCACGCACGCCGAAATCCAGGCGCTCAAGGACAAGGGCCTCACCATCGGCGACCTCTTCGAGACCTCGCTGGAGGCCAAGGAAGGCTTCAAACCCACCCGTGCGGGCTCGGCGCAGACCATCTGGCTCAGGCTCAAGCCCGGCATGGAGCAGGCCGCCGCCTTCTTCGAGACCCGGCGCTACGCGGCGTACCTCGGCGCGACCACCGAGTTCACCAAAGGCGAGGGCGTGGCGTTTAGCGACCGCGACAAGAAGATGTACTACGCGATGAGCCGCATCGAGACCTCGATGAAGGCCGAGGAAGGCGCTCCTGCCGATGACGTGCGCCTCCCCGAGAACAAGGCGGGCGCAACCTACACCTTCGAGCTGTCCGGCGGCCAGAAAGACGCGGCGGGCCAGGCGATCAACTCTGAGTACGTGGCCACGCGCACCTATGTCGAGCCGGGGCTGCTCGGGAGGCCGATCAAGGCCGACGCCGACGGCAACACCTCCGACCCCGATTCGGTTGCCAACACCGACAACCTGCACTTTTCCGAGGCGATGCACACCCTCTTCATCGGCGAAGACTCGGGGATGCACGTCAACAACTTCGTCTGGGCCTACAACGTGAGCACGAAAAAACTCACCCGCCTCCTGAGCGTCGCGGCGGGGGCCGAGGCCACCGGGCTTCAGGTCGTGGACAACCTCAACGGCCACGCCTACGTCATGAGCAACAACCAGCACCAGGGCGACTGGATCTCCACCCAGAACAAGGATCTCACCGCCCGCCTCGAAGCCAAGGCCAAGGCGCTGTGGGGCGTCAACAAGTACGGCACCTTGAACTACAGACTCAGCAACTCGGTGGGCTATCTCGGTGGACTGCCGGGTGTGGAATAG
- a CDS encoding alpha/beta fold hydrolase yields the protein MSERTPTSERTLVAVHGNFASARWWEELRRDPPRGWRVIAPDLPGFAGTELETEVSISAYADWLGRWLEERGVARPALLGHSLGGAVVLDFAARHPERCSGLILAASAPLGGLVTPEENYPVLEMMRGNPALLEMSLGALFPSARPAPFAGYVEDAGRMHAGHYSGNARALAAWQVDPAALRGVPVLVLGGSEDRLITPDMVRAQAGALGTEAHIFEGRGHGFPQEDPPGFRAALEGFLAALPTN from the coding sequence ATGTCTGAACGCACCCCAACCTCTGAACGCACGCTCGTCGCTGTCCACGGCAATTTCGCCTCTGCCCGCTGGTGGGAGGAGCTCCGGCGCGACCCGCCGCGCGGCTGGCGGGTGATCGCGCCGGACCTGCCGGGATTCGCCGGCACAGAGCTGGAAACCGAAGTTTCGATTTCCGCCTACGCCGACTGGCTCGGGCGTTGGCTAGAGGAACGGGGCGTGGCACGGCCCGCGCTGCTCGGTCACTCGCTCGGGGGCGCGGTGGTCCTCGACTTCGCCGCCCGGCACCCGGAGCGCTGTTCGGGGCTGATTCTCGCGGCGAGTGCGCCCCTGGGCGGGCTGGTCACCCCGGAGGAGAATTACCCGGTGCTGGAGATGATGCGCGGCAACCCGGCCCTCTTGGAAATGAGCCTCGGGGCGCTGTTTCCCTCGGCGCGGCCCGCGCCCTTTGCCGGCTACGTCGAGGACGCGGGCCGGATGCACGCCGGACACTACAGCGGCAACGCCCGCGCGCTCGCGGCGTGGCAGGTGGACCCGGCAGCGCTGCGGGGCGTTCCCGTGCTCGTGCTTGGAGGCAGCGAAGACCGCCTGATCACGCCCGACATGGTGCGCGCCCAGGCTGGGGCGCTCGGAACCGAAGCCCACATCTTCGAGGGACGCGGGCACGGCTTTCCGCAGGAGGACCCGCCGGGGTTCCGGGCGGCGTTGGAGGGATTTTTGGCGGCGCTACCCACGAACTGA
- a CDS encoding group III truncated hemoglobin yields the protein MNGGEHSQGTVAGPTLQLAGSEPTLFDRIGEEALRRVLWQFYARVMDDPDLAPVFRRRIGPFPGAGWPLHIARLEGFWRAVTHGPSAYRGQPGPAHQGLGICSAQFDRWLALWEETLQGQLPPAEAGDLLQLARRMRVTLERFALAPAPQGTGRPANLRRSGLVARSFASL from the coding sequence ATGAACGGTGGAGAACATAGCCAGGGAACCGTCGCGGGACCGACCCTTCAGCTCGCGGGGAGCGAGCCCACGCTGTTCGACCGCATCGGGGAGGAGGCGCTGCGGCGCGTGCTGTGGCAGTTCTACGCGCGGGTGATGGACGACCCGGACCTTGCACCGGTCTTCCGCCGCCGGATCGGGCCGTTTCCCGGGGCCGGCTGGCCGCTGCACATCGCGCGGCTGGAGGGCTTCTGGCGGGCGGTCACCCACGGCCCGAGCGCCTACCGGGGACAGCCGGGGCCGGCGCATCAGGGCCTCGGCATCTGCTCAGCGCAGTTCGACCGCTGGCTCGCGCTGTGGGAAGAGACGCTGCAAGGGCAGTTGCCGCCCGCCGAAGCCGGGGACCTGCTGCAGCTGGCCCGGCGGATGCGCGTGACCTTGGAGCGCTTCGCGCTCGCGCCGGCGCCGCAGGGCACTGGCCGTCCGGCTAACCTCCGCAGAAGCGGCCTGGTCGCGCGGTCCTTCGCCTCCTTGTAG
- a CDS encoding aminotransferase class V-fold PLP-dependent enzyme, translated as MTDLAVSSPSLALLPDLRADFPFFQVHPDLTFLDSAASTQKPQAVIDALTDFYTGEYANIHRGAYRLSALATDRFERVREQSARFFGAPAAEGVIFTRNATESINLVAQTWGRAHLGAGDVILVTELEHHANLVPWQLLAHSCGARVVAARLGEGGTVDLEDYAAKLRSLPVRLVAAGHVSNVLGTVNPVRHMTELAHEHGAAVLLDGAQAAPHLQVNVQELGADFYVLSSHKMLGPGGVGLLIARPERLRGLPPYQGGGGMIDEVTVDGSTYAPLPGRYEAGTPAIAEVIGFGAALDYLGGVGPERVAEHEQALLRLALSELEGMPGLTLYGAGLATLERGETERCGVLPFNVRGAHPHDVAGFLDEEGVCVRAGHHCAQPLMRALGAPGAGGLAGTVRASFYLYNTPDDVHTLVRALRGVSEFFGEEADT; from the coding sequence ATGACTGACCTTGCCGTGTCCTCCCCGTCCCTGGCGCTGCTGCCGGATCTGCGCGCCGACTTTCCCTTCTTTCAGGTGCACCCGGATCTCACCTTTCTCGACTCGGCGGCCTCGACCCAGAAGCCTCAGGCGGTGATCGACGCCCTGACCGACTTCTACACCGGGGAGTACGCCAACATCCACCGGGGGGCCTACCGGCTCTCGGCGCTCGCCACCGACCGCTTCGAGAGGGTGCGCGAGCAATCGGCGCGGTTTTTCGGGGCTCCGGCTGCTGAAGGCGTGATCTTTACCCGCAACGCGACCGAGAGCATCAACCTCGTCGCGCAGACCTGGGGCCGGGCGCACCTGGGGGCGGGCGACGTGATTCTGGTGACTGAGCTCGAGCACCACGCCAACCTCGTGCCGTGGCAGCTGCTCGCGCACAGCTGCGGCGCACGGGTGGTGGCGGCGCGGCTGGGAGAAGGCGGCACGGTCGATCTGGAGGACTACGCGGCCAAGCTCCGCTCGCTCCCGGTGCGGCTCGTCGCGGCGGGGCACGTCAGCAACGTGCTTGGTACCGTGAATCCGGTGCGGCACATGACCGAGCTCGCCCATGAACACGGGGCGGCGGTGCTGCTCGACGGCGCGCAGGCCGCACCCCACCTGCAGGTGAATGTGCAAGAGCTCGGCGCCGACTTTTACGTGCTGAGCAGCCACAAGATGCTCGGCCCGGGCGGGGTGGGGCTGCTGATCGCCCGCCCCGAGCGGCTGCGGGGCCTCCCTCCCTACCAGGGCGGCGGTGGCATGATCGACGAGGTGACGGTGGACGGCTCGACCTACGCGCCGTTGCCGGGGCGCTACGAGGCCGGGACCCCCGCCATCGCCGAGGTGATCGGCTTCGGGGCGGCGCTGGACTACCTGGGGGGCGTGGGTCCCGAACGGGTGGCCGAGCACGAGCAGGCGCTGCTGCGGCTCGCGCTGAGCGAGCTCGAGGGGATGCCGGGGCTCACGCTCTACGGAGCGGGGCTCGCGACCCTGGAGCGTGGCGAGACCGAACGTTGCGGCGTGCTGCCTTTCAATGTCCGGGGCGCGCACCCGCACGACGTGGCGGGCTTTCTCGACGAGGAGGGCGTGTGCGTGCGCGCCGGACACCACTGCGCCCAGCCGCTGATGCGTGCGCTCGGGGCGCCGGGAGCGGGCGGGCTGGCGGGCACGGTGCGCGCGAGCTTCTACCTGTACAACACGCCCGACGACGTGCATACGCTCGTTCGGGCGCTGCGCGGAGTCAGCGAATTTTTCGGTGAGGAGGCGGACACGTGA
- the sufU gene encoding Fe-S cluster assembly sulfur transfer protein SufU, which yields MKLEQLYRQVVLERSRRPRFQGELPGVTHREGGYNASCGDRLALQLRVEAGRVEDVRFVAQGCAVSVASADLLAETVRGKTVAEALALEQAFTHMIRSGEVSPDLGAAAALRGVHDLPTRVKCATLAWQALRAALTPTEKPPA from the coding sequence GTGAAACTGGAGCAGCTCTACCGCCAGGTCGTGCTGGAGCGCTCGCGCCGCCCCCGCTTTCAGGGTGAGTTGCCTGGCGTCACCCACCGCGAGGGCGGCTACAACGCGAGTTGCGGCGACCGCCTCGCGCTCCAGCTGCGGGTGGAGGCGGGCCGGGTGGAAGACGTGCGCTTCGTGGCCCAGGGGTGCGCGGTGTCGGTGGCGAGCGCGGACCTGCTCGCGGAGACGGTGCGCGGCAAGACGGTGGCCGAGGCGCTGGCCCTCGAGCAGGCCTTTACCCACATGATCCGCAGCGGTGAGGTCAGCCCGGATCTCGGGGCAGCGGCCGCCCTGCGGGGGGTGCATGACCTGCCCACGCGGGTCAAGTGCGCCACGCTGGCCTGGCAGGCCCTGCGCGCGGCACTCACGCCAACCGAAAAGCCCCCAGCCTGA